In a genomic window of Vibrio gigantis:
- a CDS encoding aldo/keto reductase: protein MSDNYGIPKVGLGLWKIEKDQCAETVYNAIKIGYRLLDSACDYGNEKEVGLGIKRAIEDGIVKREDLWITSKLWNTYHKKEHVRPALERTLQDLGVDYLDSYLVHFPIAQPYVPFETRYPPEWIFDPQADEPKMMIEPVPLFETWQAMEELAEAGLVKNIGVCNYNSGLLNDLMAYAKIKPSELQIESHPYLTQERLIKLTKGYGISVTTFSPLGALSYLELNMADKLESVLEQEVVVNAAKEHGKTPAQVALRWGVQRGCTIIPKSSKVERLKENLSIFDFELTEREMESISALNINRRFNDPGDFCEAAFNHFSPIYD from the coding sequence ATGAGCGACAACTACGGAATCCCTAAAGTAGGTTTAGGGTTGTGGAAGATTGAAAAAGATCAATGTGCCGAAACGGTTTATAACGCGATTAAAATTGGTTATCGATTACTTGATAGCGCATGTGACTATGGTAACGAGAAAGAAGTGGGCCTGGGTATTAAGCGCGCGATTGAAGATGGCATAGTGAAGCGTGAGGATCTTTGGATAACGTCAAAGCTTTGGAATACCTACCATAAGAAAGAACACGTGCGTCCAGCTTTAGAGCGCACACTTCAAGACCTTGGAGTGGATTACTTAGATTCTTATCTTGTGCATTTTCCAATCGCACAGCCCTATGTTCCATTTGAAACTCGTTACCCGCCAGAGTGGATCTTTGATCCTCAAGCGGATGAGCCGAAGATGATGATTGAGCCAGTGCCTTTGTTCGAAACTTGGCAAGCAATGGAAGAACTGGCTGAAGCCGGGCTAGTAAAGAACATTGGCGTATGTAACTACAATTCAGGTTTGCTGAATGACTTAATGGCTTACGCAAAGATTAAGCCTAGTGAATTACAAATTGAGTCTCACCCATACTTAACGCAAGAGCGTTTGATTAAGCTTACGAAAGGCTATGGTATCTCGGTAACAACCTTCTCTCCACTTGGCGCTTTATCGTACCTAGAGCTCAATATGGCAGACAAACTGGAATCTGTTTTGGAGCAAGAAGTTGTAGTAAATGCGGCGAAAGAGCATGGAAAAACACCCGCTCAGGTTGCGTTGCGTTGGGGAGTGCAGCGTGGTTGCACCATCATACCTAAAAGCTCAAAAGTGGAGCGTTTGAAAGAGAATCTTTCTATTTTCGATTTCGAGCTAACAGAGCGCGAAATGGAGTCAATTTCAGCTTTGAACATTAACCGCCGATTCAATGATCCTGGCGATTTCTGCGAAGCTGCGTTCAACCACTTTTCACCAATTTACGATTAA
- a CDS encoding PTS transporter subunit EIIB, producing MIRDKGNLTAKANKIISGLGGVDNIVEGHIDNCATRLRIQVKDIETVNESLLRRQGALGFIRLPDNHIQVVFLNVHVIADEIRKISGQ from the coding sequence ATGATCAGAGATAAAGGTAACCTGACAGCCAAAGCAAATAAGATAATTTCAGGCCTTGGTGGTGTCGATAATATCGTTGAAGGGCATATTGATAATTGTGCTACTCGATTACGTATACAAGTGAAAGATATTGAAACAGTTAATGAAAGCTTATTGCGACGACAAGGTGCTCTCGGTTTTATCCGACTACCAGATAATCATATCCAAGTTGTATTTTTGAATGTTCATGTTATTGCCGATGAAATAAGAAAAATATCAGGGCAGTAA
- a CDS encoding TRAP transporter substrate-binding protein: MKKTIINLATAAALLTSGAVYSATEFNVVHLTSPESYNHQSLLVLKNHLETRSNGEIKVKIYGSGQLCGSGKECIAGVQAGMFDYFPTTVSEIAYYWKPAESFDLPYLLPNDRVAECVYGNDKFISDVRANVLKKAPNVRLMMVANSGGWRNFATTKKPIKTPEDVKGMKIRTVPAKVQQDLVKQLDGSPTPIAWPEVYTALSTGVVEGTKNGIVDIIQSRFHESLDYLTLDGHAYMGGAWLMSDMKFKSLSPELKKVVLDGIQAQQQYLMSYPKHNEYTSYEEFKKADGEIYNPTAAEKQAFKDATQPVVDNWANNADAEGKQWLERFQSEIQTCEAQINASYEVSMK; encoded by the coding sequence ATGAAGAAAACAATAATCAACTTAGCAACTGCTGCTGCATTATTAACATCTGGTGCAGTATATTCAGCAACTGAATTTAATGTGGTTCATCTAACTTCACCTGAAAGTTATAACCACCAATCATTATTGGTACTTAAAAATCACCTAGAGACACGTTCAAATGGTGAAATTAAAGTTAAAATTTATGGGTCAGGTCAATTATGTGGTTCAGGTAAAGAGTGTATTGCGGGCGTACAAGCTGGCATGTTTGACTACTTCCCGACGACAGTTTCTGAGATTGCTTATTACTGGAAACCGGCTGAGTCATTTGACCTTCCATACCTACTACCGAATGACCGCGTGGCTGAGTGTGTTTACGGTAATGATAAGTTCATCTCTGACGTTCGCGCTAACGTTCTTAAAAAGGCTCCAAACGTACGCCTAATGATGGTTGCGAACTCTGGTGGCTGGCGTAACTTTGCGACAACGAAGAAGCCAATCAAAACCCCTGAAGATGTAAAAGGCATGAAGATTCGTACGGTTCCTGCAAAAGTACAGCAAGATTTGGTTAAGCAGCTTGACGGCTCACCAACACCAATCGCATGGCCAGAGGTATACACAGCGCTATCTACAGGTGTTGTAGAAGGTACTAAGAATGGTATTGTTGATATTATTCAAAGTCGATTCCATGAAAGCCTAGATTACCTAACATTGGACGGTCACGCCTACATGGGCGGTGCATGGCTAATGTCAGATATGAAGTTTAAATCACTTTCTCCTGAATTAAAGAAAGTTGTACTTGATGGTATTCAAGCACAGCAGCAATACCTGATGTCTTACCCTAAACATAATGAATACACGTCTTACGAAGAGTTCAAGAAAGCGGACGGCGAGATCTATAACCCAACTGCTGCGGAAAAACAGGCGTTCAAAGACGCGACTCAACCGGTTGTTGATAACTGGGCAAACAATGCAGATGCTGAAGGCAAGCAGTGGCTAGAACGTTTCCAATCTGAAATCCAGACTTGTGAAGCTCAGATCAATGCTTCTTATGAAGTTTCGATGAAGTAA
- a CDS encoding TRAP transporter large permease, translating to MVSPIFLVYFLALLIVGVPVLFTLGLSPIITLFQNDQMLFANMLYQRLYSGLDSFLLLALPFFMLAGECMTAGGITPRIIAFAQTMVQHLRGGLGHVVILAATIFGALTGSAVAATSAIGGMLIPEMKKYNYDTGYSAALTAAATVLGNIIPPSGIMLIYAFVMNTSVAAMFLAGVTPGIIFCIGLMLMNRYQIRKYPAVQPMERAPAMERHQAFKLAILPLMTPVIILGGIYGGIFTPTEAAAVAVAYAICVSLFIIRVTNVKATYALFAKVAVNAASILIIVAAASGFASLISLSGVSNMVADFMNGITDNPYLLFAIINVLLFAIGMFLDAGPAILIFAPIFAPIMISAGIDPVHFGVVMCANLSIGLATPPMGLVLFVASGVSKVSVSEISKKIIPFLVVEMALIFVISCFPQLVIGLPQLFGIM from the coding sequence ATGGTTTCCCCAATTTTCTTAGTATATTTTCTTGCGTTATTGATTGTAGGTGTCCCTGTTCTGTTCACTCTGGGACTGTCACCAATCATCACACTGTTTCAAAATGATCAAATGCTGTTTGCTAACATGCTCTATCAGCGTTTGTATTCGGGGCTAGACAGCTTTTTACTTTTAGCTCTGCCGTTTTTTATGTTAGCTGGCGAATGCATGACGGCCGGTGGCATCACACCACGTATCATTGCTTTTGCTCAAACCATGGTTCAGCACCTTCGTGGCGGCTTAGGGCACGTGGTGATTCTTGCTGCAACTATTTTCGGTGCGCTAACTGGTTCTGCGGTAGCGGCAACTTCTGCGATTGGCGGAATGCTAATTCCAGAAATGAAAAAATATAACTACGACACCGGCTATTCAGCAGCGCTGACTGCGGCAGCAACTGTGTTAGGCAATATCATCCCACCTTCTGGCATCATGCTTATTTACGCGTTTGTGATGAACACATCGGTTGCTGCAATGTTCCTAGCGGGTGTGACTCCAGGCATCATTTTCTGTATTGGTTTGATGCTGATGAATCGCTACCAGATTCGCAAGTACCCGGCGGTACAGCCAATGGAGCGTGCACCGGCAATGGAGCGTCACCAAGCGTTCAAACTCGCGATTCTTCCATTGATGACACCGGTTATTATTTTAGGCGGTATTTATGGAGGCATATTCACTCCAACAGAAGCGGCAGCAGTTGCAGTGGCTTATGCAATCTGTGTGTCTTTGTTTATCATTCGAGTAACCAATGTAAAAGCAACATACGCACTGTTTGCCAAAGTCGCGGTAAACGCAGCGTCTATCTTAATTATTGTTGCGGCCGCGAGTGGCTTTGCTTCACTCATCAGCTTGTCTGGTGTATCGAACATGGTCGCCGATTTTATGAACGGTATTACGGACAATCCGTACTTACTCTTCGCAATTATTAACGTTCTATTGTTCGCTATCGGTATGTTCTTAGATGCGGGCCCTGCAATTCTAATTTTCGCTCCGATATTTGCGCCAATTATGATCAGTGCGGGTATCGACCCAGTTCACTTTGGTGTTGTGATGTGTGCAAACCTGTCAATCGGTTTAGCGACACCACCAATGGGCTTGGTTTTGTTTGTCGCATCTGGCGTTTCAAAAGTTTCAGTTTCTGAAATTTCTAAGAAGATAATTCCATTCCTAGTTGTAGAGATGGCTCTTATTTTTGTTATCTCATGCTTCCCTCAATTAGTAATAGGTCTCCCTCAATTATTTGGGATTATGTGA
- a CDS encoding TRAP transporter small permease, which yields MLRAIEKALNTITTPLAKLLRHTAGILLLLMTVIVVAQVLFRYVFNVPLSWTDESSRFLMIYMTYLCLPFVYLTDKNIAMTFVTEIVEKKSPRFFALLSLLGHIAAILVFSVWIKFGWTFFNTGSVMADSLPIQMYFVYIAPPVMMVVTMLYALQKSVACVRAILGDFEDVSQTSKTAEMLESCQTEDDSADQEEQFELKSAS from the coding sequence ATGTTAAGAGCCATTGAAAAAGCATTGAATACGATAACAACTCCTCTAGCTAAGTTGCTCCGTCATACGGCCGGTATCTTACTGCTTTTGATGACTGTGATCGTAGTAGCGCAAGTGCTGTTCCGTTATGTATTCAATGTTCCATTAAGTTGGACGGATGAATCTTCTCGATTCCTGATGATCTATATGACTTATCTGTGCCTGCCATTCGTGTACCTAACTGATAAAAATATTGCGATGACTTTTGTGACTGAAATTGTCGAGAAGAAGTCCCCTCGTTTCTTCGCTCTGTTATCTCTTTTAGGTCATATCGCAGCGATTCTTGTGTTCTCCGTTTGGATTAAATTCGGTTGGACGTTCTTCAATACAGGTTCGGTGATGGCAGACAGTTTGCCTATCCAAATGTACTTCGTGTACATCGCACCACCGGTCATGATGGTTGTGACTATGTTGTACGCGCTACAAAAAAGTGTTGCTTGCGTGCGCGCCATCCTGGGTGACTTTGAAGATGTATCTCAGACAAGTAAAACCGCAGAGATGCTGGAATCTTGTCAAACCGAAGATGATTCAGCTGATCAAGAAGAACAGTTTGAATTGAAATCTGCGTCATAA
- a CDS encoding class II fructose-bisphosphate aldolase, with translation MPYVSGKTMIKEAWNNGYAIGAFTAHNLETIKAVLLAAQEEQSPIMIQIGQKAINEMGMKPLRDAVDSLIQHHQISVPICIHLDHSRKFEQCMEAATRDFQSLMFDGSALPFEENIRITKAVVDVANALGLGAEGEIGKIGGTEDDITVDEKDAMITTVEEALDFSERTGVDYLAVSIGTAHGVYKTTPELKFDRLSEIKEAVKKPIVLHGGSGVPDDQVMEAVKRGVAKINVDTELRQGFIHGVQAHWKDNEKDYILADVMNTGISSMKEVVQHKIRLFGSNGKA, from the coding sequence ATGCCTTACGTGTCTGGAAAAACAATGATCAAAGAAGCGTGGAACAATGGCTACGCTATCGGTGCATTCACAGCTCACAACTTAGAAACGATTAAAGCAGTATTGTTGGCAGCTCAAGAAGAACAGTCGCCAATCATGATTCAGATTGGTCAAAAAGCAATTAATGAAATGGGCATGAAACCATTGCGTGATGCAGTAGATTCACTGATTCAACATCATCAAATTTCTGTTCCAATCTGTATCCACTTAGATCACAGCCGTAAATTCGAACAATGTATGGAAGCGGCGACACGTGATTTCCAATCGCTAATGTTTGATGGTTCAGCGCTTCCATTCGAAGAGAATATCCGTATCACTAAAGCGGTTGTTGATGTTGCTAATGCCTTGGGCCTTGGGGCTGAAGGTGAGATCGGTAAGATTGGTGGAACAGAAGATGACATCACCGTTGATGAGAAAGACGCGATGATCACTACGGTCGAAGAAGCATTAGATTTCTCTGAGCGTACAGGTGTTGACTACTTAGCTGTCTCTATTGGTACTGCTCACGGTGTATATAAAACAACACCTGAGCTTAAGTTTGATCGTTTGTCAGAAATTAAAGAAGCTGTGAAAAAACCGATCGTATTGCACGGTGGTTCAGGCGTACCTGATGACCAAGTAATGGAAGCGGTTAAGCGTGGCGTAGCAAAAATAAATGTCGATACTGAATTACGCCAAGGCTTTATCCACGGTGTTCAAGCACATTGGAAAGACAATGAAAAAGACTACATTCTTGCTGACGTTATGAACACGGGTATCTCTTCAATGAAAGAAGTTGTACAACACAAAATTCGTCTGTTTGGTTCAAACGGCAAGGCATAG
- a CDS encoding AGE family epimerase/isomerase: MKWINTKSHNSWLETETDRIFEFGRKSVVSNGFGWVGNNGNIRDEMGTRLWITARMLHCYSLAALMGRPGAYDLVEHGIAALEGPLKDNKHGGWYATIDNEGEGIVDASKQGYQHAFVLLAAASAATTGHPRAQALLDEAINVYENHFWSEEKQMCFESWDETFSETEDYRGGNAAMHSVEAFLIVYDVTKDKKWLDRALNITEFMINKTAKGLHYRVNEHFDSEWNPLPDYNKETPASHFRAYGGTPGHWIEWGRLICHLRATLLEIGANTPDWLLEDAIGLFDATVRDAWSVDGAPGFVYSVDWDGKPVVRERIRWAPVEAIGTAYALYTVTGDKKYEEFYQTWWDYCRTYLIDYEGCSWWQELDTNNQAGTSKVWDGKQDIYHLMHCLVIPRLPLTPGLAPALAAGLLDHGVN, encoded by the coding sequence ATGAAATGGATCAATACCAAATCTCATAACTCTTGGTTGGAAACTGAAACAGATCGTATTTTTGAATTTGGAAGAAAATCTGTCGTATCTAACGGATTTGGTTGGGTAGGCAATAACGGTAATATCCGCGATGAGATGGGAACCCGCCTTTGGATTACCGCGCGCATGCTGCACTGTTATTCGTTAGCTGCTTTGATGGGGAGACCTGGTGCCTATGACCTTGTTGAGCATGGTATTGCTGCCTTAGAAGGACCTCTAAAAGATAACAAGCACGGTGGCTGGTACGCGACTATAGATAATGAAGGTGAAGGTATCGTTGATGCGTCTAAGCAAGGGTATCAACACGCATTCGTACTGTTAGCTGCTGCGAGTGCTGCGACAACAGGTCACCCTCGTGCACAAGCGTTACTAGATGAAGCGATTAACGTGTACGAAAATCACTTTTGGAGCGAAGAAAAGCAGATGTGCTTTGAGTCTTGGGATGAAACGTTCTCAGAGACTGAAGACTACCGAGGGGGTAATGCTGCAATGCACTCGGTTGAAGCATTCCTGATTGTTTACGATGTAACGAAAGACAAAAAATGGTTAGACCGTGCGCTTAATATTACTGAATTTATGATCAATAAAACGGCAAAAGGTCTTCATTACCGCGTAAATGAACACTTTGATTCTGAGTGGAACCCGCTGCCAGATTACAACAAAGAAACGCCAGCAAGCCATTTCCGAGCTTACGGTGGTACGCCGGGTCACTGGATCGAGTGGGGGCGTTTAATCTGCCACCTTCGCGCGACTTTATTAGAGATTGGTGCGAACACCCCTGACTGGCTGCTTGAGGATGCAATAGGCTTATTCGATGCAACCGTCCGTGATGCGTGGTCTGTCGATGGTGCACCAGGTTTTGTTTATTCCGTTGATTGGGACGGAAAGCCAGTGGTTCGTGAGCGTATTCGATGGGCACCAGTAGAAGCAATCGGTACAGCTTATGCGCTGTATACAGTGACGGGTGACAAAAAATACGAAGAGTTTTACCAAACTTGGTGGGATTACTGCCGTACATACCTGATTGATTACGAGGGATGCTCATGGTGGCAAGAACTGGACACAAACAATCAAGCTGGGACCAGCAAGGTGTGGGATGGTAAGCAAGATATTTATCATTTAATGCACTGCTTAGTGATCCCTAGGCTTCCATTAACACCTGGCTTAGCACCGGCTCTCGCTGCAGGCTTACTTGACCATGGTGTTAACTAG
- a CDS encoding sulfite exporter TauE/SafE family protein, whose translation MDMTVILVSLIIALGGFTQGLTGFGLALVSVPLLSLVVDAKMAVPIAGIFGWLVTFPIVWKMRHSIQYKAGLILVAGSLPASFVGAKLLASLPSQYILITMGIVLILSSIHSMRSTKPAFSKTSVPVTMGTGFASGVLGASVGEAGPPVIAYTSMQPWTADQAKSTLVFFFMLQMIGAIASFWTEGLITSEVSSLVGSAMPAFLVGMTSGMVGYHFLQKYKINYHHIVHGLLLVIGCVLVIKNVQF comes from the coding sequence ATGGATATGACTGTCATATTAGTCTCCCTGATCATCGCATTAGGGGGCTTTACGCAAGGCTTGACCGGGTTTGGCCTTGCTCTTGTTTCTGTGCCGTTACTCTCGCTCGTTGTCGACGCAAAGATGGCGGTGCCGATCGCGGGAATTTTCGGTTGGTTAGTAACATTCCCGATTGTGTGGAAAATGCGTCACTCGATTCAGTATAAAGCTGGTCTGATTCTCGTAGCGGGTTCGTTACCTGCGTCATTTGTGGGTGCTAAGTTGTTGGCTAGCCTGCCATCTCAATACATTTTAATAACGATGGGTATTGTGCTGATTTTATCGAGTATTCACTCCATGCGTAGCACGAAACCTGCGTTCTCCAAAACTTCAGTGCCTGTCACTATGGGAACAGGGTTTGCTTCTGGCGTGCTTGGGGCAAGCGTTGGTGAAGCGGGGCCCCCGGTTATTGCGTATACCTCAATGCAGCCTTGGACTGCAGATCAGGCTAAATCGACACTAGTGTTCTTCTTCATGCTACAGATGATAGGTGCGATAGCCAGTTTTTGGACTGAAGGGCTTATTACATCAGAGGTCAGCAGTCTCGTTGGATCGGCAATGCCGGCATTTTTAGTCGGAATGACAAGTGGCATGGTCGGATACCACTTCTTACAGAAATACAAAATTAACTATCACCACATCGTACATGGATTGCTTCTGGTCATTGGTTGTGTGCTGGTGATCAAGAATGTCCAATTTTGA
- a CDS encoding aldose epimerase family protein, translated as MKLDVENWGQVDGQAMPVKLFTLENSQGMKVQLTNFGCIVTSIETPDREGNKADVVLGYETLDKYLAGHPFFGAVAGRFANRIKDGRYELDGEVFQLDTNEQSRTHLHGGIRGFDKYVWNYAVEQQPEAVYIHLSRTSPDGEAGYGGTMDVTHTIGLDELNQIHYNFKATTDKPTVVNLVNHGYYNLGGHDSGSVDNHHLTLFSQFYTPATEDMIPTGEVLSVKDTGLDFTSSMVIGDNKKKVLDGAYDHNFILDQSNNEGEYHYAAELYDPKSGRVMTVLTTQPAVQFYNASKLSNNTWLGRNGHQYQSFEGMCLETQHFPDSPNQPHFPSVRLNPGDVFEEKTLHRFSVK; from the coding sequence GTGAAACTAGATGTCGAAAACTGGGGGCAAGTAGATGGTCAAGCGATGCCCGTTAAGCTATTTACCCTAGAAAACAGTCAAGGTATGAAGGTACAGCTGACTAATTTCGGTTGTATTGTTACATCGATAGAAACTCCGGATAGAGAAGGCAATAAGGCTGACGTGGTATTGGGTTATGAAACCCTAGATAAATACCTTGCCGGGCATCCTTTTTTTGGTGCGGTGGCGGGGCGTTTTGCCAATCGTATTAAAGACGGGCGTTACGAGCTTGATGGTGAGGTCTTCCAACTTGATACCAATGAGCAGTCGCGTACACACCTGCATGGTGGCATCCGGGGGTTCGACAAATATGTATGGAATTATGCAGTCGAACAGCAACCCGAAGCGGTTTATATACATCTAAGCCGAACCTCACCGGATGGTGAAGCTGGTTATGGTGGCACTATGGATGTCACGCATACCATTGGTTTAGATGAATTGAATCAGATTCACTATAACTTCAAAGCAACCACTGACAAGCCTACGGTAGTCAACCTAGTCAATCATGGTTACTACAATCTTGGTGGTCACGATTCGGGCTCAGTCGATAACCATCACCTCACGTTATTCTCTCAATTTTATACACCGGCAACTGAAGATATGATCCCGACAGGGGAAGTGCTGAGTGTTAAAGATACGGGTTTAGATTTTACGTCTTCGATGGTCATCGGTGACAACAAAAAGAAAGTGCTCGATGGAGCCTATGACCATAACTTTATTCTCGACCAGTCTAATAATGAAGGTGAGTACCATTATGCTGCGGAGCTTTACGACCCAAAAAGCGGCCGAGTAATGACAGTGTTAACTACGCAACCTGCGGTTCAGTTCTACAACGCTTCGAAGTTATCCAATAATACTTGGCTAGGTCGAAATGGTCATCAATATCAATCATTTGAAGGGATGTGTTTAGAAACACAACATTTCCCAGATAGCCCAAATCAACCTCACTTTCCAAGTGTTCGGCTAAACCCTGGTGATGTGTTTGAAGAGAAAACACTCCATCGCTTCTCAGTGAAGTAA
- the yihU gene encoding sulfolactaldehyde 3-reductase, which produces MSRVGFIGLGQMGSPMASNILKGDHEVKVFDLNADAVNGLVELGATAAESALDAAKDVDFIITMLPNGDLVRHVLFGEQGIAQVMTPETLLIDMSTIHPFQTDKLVSDMDQRGLQMMEAPVGRTSDHAVKGELLILAGGSKAQIERAQPLFDCMGSETVDCGGAGKGIRVKIINNYMSIALNALSAEAATLSEAIGLEFETALQVMSGTPAGKGHFTTTWPGKVLAGDLTPAFMVDLAHKDLGIALDLANQVNVPMPCGAASRELYSIARAAGRGRQDWTSVFEQLRVTSGLEAKIKQ; this is translated from the coding sequence ATGAGTCGCGTTGGTTTTATTGGTCTTGGTCAAATGGGAAGCCCAATGGCTTCAAACATTCTAAAAGGTGACCATGAGGTAAAGGTTTTTGACTTAAATGCAGATGCAGTAAACGGACTGGTTGAGTTGGGAGCAACGGCTGCGGAATCAGCGCTAGACGCTGCAAAAGATGTCGACTTTATTATCACTATGCTACCGAATGGTGACTTAGTGCGTCATGTATTGTTTGGTGAGCAGGGGATTGCACAAGTAATGACGCCTGAAACGTTGTTGATTGATATGTCTACTATTCACCCATTCCAAACGGATAAGTTGGTTTCTGATATGGATCAACGAGGTCTACAGATGATGGAAGCTCCGGTAGGGCGCACTTCAGACCACGCGGTTAAAGGCGAGTTACTGATTCTTGCTGGTGGTAGCAAAGCCCAAATAGAGAGAGCACAGCCTCTTTTTGATTGCATGGGTTCCGAGACTGTAGATTGTGGCGGTGCGGGTAAAGGTATTCGCGTAAAAATTATCAATAATTACATGAGTATCGCGCTTAATGCGTTGTCGGCAGAAGCCGCTACTTTATCTGAAGCAATTGGTCTTGAATTCGAAACGGCATTGCAAGTGATGAGTGGTACACCGGCTGGCAAAGGACACTTTACGACAACCTGGCCGGGTAAAGTGCTAGCAGGCGATTTGACTCCGGCATTCATGGTGGATTTAGCGCATAAAGATCTGGGTATCGCTTTGGACTTAGCTAACCAAGTGAATGTACCAATGCCGTGTGGTGCTGCATCTCGTGAGCTTTACAGTATTGCTCGAGCTGCAGGGCGTGGTCGTCAAGACTGGACATCTGTCTTTGAACAACTTCGTGTTACGTCAGGTTTAGAAGCAAAAATAAAACAATAA
- a CDS encoding sugar kinase has translation MKIACLGITVLDRVQLVEKLPTTGGKYVSKDYFEIGGGPAATAAVAVSKLGHEVEFVGRVGSDSVANTMIEELNNYGVKTNHIVHINNASSSFSSVLVDDEGERMIINHQDPMLSRDIRMLMDVDFSQFDAVLCDVRWPEGAKYLLEKAKEYGIPSVLDADLSPDPIDELVKLADHVAFSEEGLSTFVQNSEVEAGLRLAKQETSGKVYVTVGKHGCYWLENNELQHEAAPVIDVVDTTGAGDTFHGALVVAVAEGMDTRAAVKFSNIVAAIKCTKLGGREGIPTRSAVNKHINE, from the coding sequence ATGAAAATTGCTTGCCTGGGTATTACCGTTCTTGACCGTGTTCAGCTTGTTGAAAAACTGCCAACAACAGGGGGGAAGTATGTATCAAAAGATTACTTTGAAATTGGCGGAGGCCCAGCGGCAACGGCGGCTGTCGCCGTTTCTAAGTTAGGGCATGAAGTAGAGTTTGTCGGTCGTGTAGGGAGTGATAGCGTAGCTAATACCATGATCGAAGAGCTCAACAATTACGGTGTTAAAACAAATCATATTGTTCATATAAACAATGCATCTTCATCTTTCTCTAGTGTTCTTGTTGATGATGAAGGTGAACGTATGATCATCAACCACCAAGACCCTATGCTAAGCCGTGACATTCGCATGTTGATGGATGTTGATTTTAGTCAATTTGATGCAGTGCTGTGTGACGTACGCTGGCCTGAAGGCGCTAAGTACCTATTAGAAAAGGCAAAAGAGTATGGAATACCGTCAGTTCTAGATGCTGATTTATCACCGGATCCAATCGATGAATTGGTCAAATTGGCCGATCATGTCGCATTTTCAGAGGAAGGATTGTCAACTTTTGTACAAAATTCAGAGGTTGAAGCAGGATTACGCTTAGCAAAACAAGAAACTTCTGGCAAAGTATACGTCACTGTAGGAAAACACGGCTGTTATTGGTTAGAAAACAACGAGCTGCAACATGAAGCAGCCCCAGTGATTGATGTTGTCGACACAACCGGAGCGGGCGATACATTCCACGGAGCTTTGGTTGTGGCTGTAGCTGAAGGGATGGATACCCGTGCTGCAGTCAAATTCTCAAATATTGTCGCTGCAATCAAATGTACTAAATTGGGTGGCCGAGAAGGTATACCAACTCGCTCAGCAGTGAATAAACACATAAATGAATAA
- a CDS encoding DeoR/GlpR family DNA-binding transcription regulator yields the protein MTNPRQDKLLKLVIDEGYYTVEDLAESLNVSTQTIRRDIKKLSDDKLLIRHHGGASSPASKTNLDYELRRSAETDEKNAIAKCIAELVPDNSTIFITIGTTAETIANHLLKKSNLQVITNSLRVANILHSNPSFDVLIPSGKVKASNGGIVGTEAIDFISKFRFDYLLTSAGSLDTDGTLLEYDLNETELVQTVMKSARHMYVGLDSTKFVPKGSIALCHIREATTLFTDKALPNTLAKNLQHENILIEVCKPE from the coding sequence ATGACTAATCCTAGACAAGATAAATTACTAAAGTTAGTTATTGATGAAGGCTACTATACCGTTGAAGACTTAGCGGAAAGCCTAAATGTCTCTACCCAAACCATTCGCCGAGACATCAAAAAGCTCAGTGATGATAAGCTGTTGATTCGTCATCACGGTGGCGCAAGTTCGCCAGCAAGTAAAACGAACTTGGATTACGAGCTACGCCGAAGCGCTGAAACTGACGAGAAAAATGCAATTGCGAAATGCATTGCTGAATTAGTCCCTGATAATTCGACTATCTTCATCACTATTGGCACAACGGCTGAAACTATCGCTAATCACCTATTAAAAAAGAGCAACTTACAGGTGATTACTAACAGTTTACGCGTTGCAAACATCCTACACTCAAATCCATCATTTGATGTGTTGATACCTAGCGGTAAAGTAAAAGCATCAAATGGGGGTATTGTCGGCACAGAAGCTATCGATTTTATCTCAAAGTTCCGTTTTGATTACCTATTAACGAGTGCTGGCTCTCTTGATACCGACGGCACTCTCCTTGAATATGATCTCAACGAAACCGAGTTAGTACAAACTGTCATGAAGTCAGCAAGACACATGTACGTTGGACTCGACTCAACCAAGTTTGTACCTAAAGGTTCAATAGCGCTTTGCCATATTCGTGAAGCAACAACGTTATTTACCGACAAAGCATTACCAAACACTCTAGCCAAAAACCTTCAACACGAAAACATTCTCATTGAAGTGTGTAAGCCAGAATAG